In Pseudoduganella albidiflava, a single window of DNA contains:
- a CDS encoding S8 family serine peptidase: protein MKPPYQKLLFLIPALLLCATGSALAADTARRTYIVQLADKPAASYEGGIAGLGATRPARGMQLNANSAAVASYTGFLRQKQQALLARYRGARVLHSYQLVYNGLSVLLTPAEARALQRQPGVRAVIAEKPLQLDTNHTPTYLGLDQPGGLWSQLGGSTKAGEDVVIGVIDTGIWPEHTAFADRIDAEGKPTHAASGTLVYGAPPATWQGTCETGEGFTVAACNNKLVGARSFSAARMAEGARLHWNEFRSPRDGIHTAGSGRGHGTHTASTAGGNHGVAVALDGVPAGAASGMAPRARIAAYKVCWTHTLPAAPDDVKTNCMQSDSVAAIEQAVADGVDVLNFSIGGTWSIDDPVDQAFLGAAAAGVFVATSAGNDGPMYPVAHAVPWLATVAATNHDKVTGAVLAVPGGPTLIGGSLNRAPLPPTPFIFAHNAGRKPFDQLSDADRYARALCFSAADANAAGAGPDGLVDPELVAGKVLICEAGGIAPKAKSVVAQAAGAAGMVLLEFNEAPHHVDYAVSTVDLLPVDGEALVRHLAGHPDAKLEMSAFGIHDNLHPSPSVTSFSSRGPNIVVPGVMKPDLAAPGLEILAGITPAGDQEYRNSIVQAGTAPGSARFGFHTGTSMASPHVAGLAALLRQQHPGWSPAAIKSALMTTAAQTREGDFTGELSGTLPWGQGAGFVQPNAAGDPGLVYDAGTLDWQRFLCGAESIGVAPETCRTVGTTTDTNLNQAALTAPSVAVSEVLSRTVKNVGATAATYRAQAQLDGFDVAVSPAELTLAPGETGSFTVTLTRTTAENLAWSYGYLEWSDGAHRVRSPLQARAMVIDAPEYLIGDQRIGRKLIPIIAGSSARLKVGVSGLVPPHKDVMTVQGGIGVDAALAACLAGGSAQVATKTVSIPGGTLAARFAVFDSDSLAGSQGWSDSLNLFVIDPHGQLVGFVPYGGNGSAATTNPEPGDYTICVASEGPHNGVSATFALSTWVIAPGQDAGNLRVSAPAMLGKGSTGTVGLAWSGLDEGKYYYGVLAYQLNGQTELLTQLAMDPILPEGLPQRAVPMRKSAPAAPLMGGAALREAISTVH, encoded by the coding sequence ATGAAGCCCCCTTACCAGAAGCTCCTTTTCCTGATCCCTGCCCTGCTGCTGTGCGCGACCGGGTCCGCGCTGGCCGCCGACACGGCGCGCCGGACCTATATCGTGCAGCTCGCCGACAAGCCGGCCGCCAGCTACGAGGGCGGCATTGCCGGCCTGGGCGCCACCCGCCCCGCGCGCGGCATGCAACTGAACGCAAACTCCGCGGCCGTGGCCAGCTATACCGGCTTCCTGCGCCAGAAGCAGCAGGCGCTGCTGGCCCGTTACCGGGGTGCCCGCGTGCTGCACAGCTACCAGCTGGTCTATAACGGCTTGTCGGTCCTGCTGACGCCGGCCGAAGCACGCGCGCTGCAGCGGCAGCCGGGCGTGCGTGCCGTGATCGCCGAGAAGCCGCTCCAGCTCGACACCAACCACACCCCCACCTACCTCGGCCTCGACCAGCCGGGTGGCCTGTGGAGCCAGCTGGGCGGTAGCACGAAGGCGGGCGAGGATGTCGTCATCGGCGTGATCGACACCGGCATCTGGCCCGAACATACGGCCTTCGCCGACCGCATCGATGCCGAAGGCAAGCCGACCCATGCCGCCAGCGGCACCCTCGTCTATGGCGCGCCGCCGGCGACATGGCAAGGCACCTGCGAAACCGGCGAAGGATTCACGGTGGCGGCCTGCAACAACAAGCTGGTCGGCGCCCGCTCGTTCAGCGCGGCGCGGATGGCGGAAGGCGCGCGCCTGCACTGGAACGAGTTCCGCTCGCCCCGCGACGGCATCCATACGGCCGGTTCGGGCCGGGGGCATGGCACGCACACGGCATCCACCGCCGGGGGCAACCATGGCGTGGCGGTGGCGCTCGACGGCGTACCGGCAGGCGCCGCGTCGGGCATGGCGCCGCGCGCCCGGATAGCCGCGTACAAGGTGTGCTGGACCCACACGCTGCCGGCTGCTCCGGACGACGTGAAGACCAATTGCATGCAGAGCGATTCGGTGGCGGCGATCGAACAGGCCGTGGCCGATGGCGTCGACGTGCTGAACTTCTCGATCGGCGGCACCTGGTCGATCGACGACCCGGTCGACCAGGCGTTCCTGGGGGCCGCCGCCGCCGGCGTATTCGTGGCCACCTCGGCGGGCAACGACGGGCCGATGTACCCGGTCGCGCACGCCGTGCCATGGCTGGCCACCGTTGCGGCCACGAACCACGACAAGGTGACCGGCGCGGTGCTGGCCGTCCCCGGCGGCCCGACGCTGATCGGGGGTTCTCTCAATCGCGCCCCATTGCCGCCGACCCCGTTCATCTTCGCGCACAACGCGGGCCGCAAGCCGTTCGACCAGTTGTCCGACGCGGACCGCTATGCCCGCGCGCTGTGCTTCAGCGCGGCCGACGCGAACGCCGCCGGTGCCGGGCCCGACGGCCTGGTCGACCCGGAGCTGGTGGCCGGCAAGGTGCTGATCTGCGAAGCCGGCGGCATCGCGCCCAAGGCCAAGAGCGTGGTGGCGCAGGCGGCCGGCGCGGCCGGCATGGTCCTGCTGGAGTTCAACGAAGCGCCGCACCACGTCGACTACGCGGTGTCCACGGTCGACCTGCTGCCGGTCGATGGCGAAGCGCTGGTGCGCCACCTGGCCGGGCATCCCGATGCGAAGCTGGAAATGTCGGCCTTCGGCATCCATGACAACCTGCATCCATCGCCTTCGGTCACGTCGTTCTCGTCGCGCGGCCCGAACATCGTGGTGCCCGGCGTCATGAAGCCCGACCTGGCGGCGCCCGGCCTCGAGATCCTGGCCGGCATCACGCCGGCCGGGGACCAGGAGTATCGCAACAGCATCGTCCAGGCCGGCACGGCGCCCGGCTCGGCGCGGTTCGGCTTCCATACCGGTACGTCGATGGCCAGCCCGCACGTGGCGGGCCTGGCGGCGCTGCTGCGCCAGCAGCATCCCGGCTGGTCGCCCGCCGCGATCAAGTCGGCGCTGATGACGACCGCGGCGCAGACGCGCGAAGGCGACTTCACCGGTGAACTGTCCGGCACGCTGCCGTGGGGCCAGGGCGCCGGCTTCGTGCAGCCCAACGCCGCCGGCGATCCGGGCCTCGTGTACGACGCCGGCACGCTCGACTGGCAGCGCTTCCTGTGCGGTGCCGAGTCCATCGGCGTGGCGCCCGAAACCTGCCGGACCGTCGGCACGACGACGGATACCAACCTGAACCAGGCAGCGCTGACGGCGCCTTCGGTCGCGGTGAGCGAAGTCCTGTCGCGCACCGTGAAGAACGTGGGCGCCACCGCCGCGACCTACCGGGCCCAAGCGCAGCTGGATGGCTTCGACGTCGCCGTCAGTCCCGCCGAGCTGACCCTGGCGCCGGGTGAAACGGGCAGTTTCACGGTCACGCTGACGCGTACCACGGCGGAGAACCTGGCCTGGTCCTATGGTTACCTGGAGTGGAGCGACGGCGCGCACCGCGTGCGCAGCCCGCTGCAGGCGCGTGCCATGGTCATCGACGCGCCGGAGTACCTGATCGGCGACCAGCGCATCGGCCGCAAGCTGATCCCGATCATCGCCGGTTCGTCCGCCAGGCTGAAGGTCGGCGTCAGCGGGCTGGTGCCGCCGCACAAGGACGTGATGACGGTCCAGGGCGGGATCGGCGTGGACGCCGCGCTGGCGGCGTGCCTGGCGGGCGGCAGCGCGCAGGTGGCGACGAAAACGGTGTCGATCCCGGGTGGCACGCTGGCCGCGCGGTTCGCGGTGTTCGATTCGGACTCGCTGGCCGGCAGCCAGGGCTGGAGCGATTCCCTGAACCTGTTCGTCATCGACCCGCACGGCCAGCTGGTCGGCTTCGTGCCCTACGGCGGGAACGGCTCGGCGGCCACCACCAATCCGGAACCGGGCGACTACACCATCTGCGTCGCCAGCGAAGGACCGCACAACGGTGTGAGCGCCACCTTCGCGCTGTCCACCTGGGTCATCGCGCCGGGGCAGGATGCCGGCAACCTGCGCGTCTCGGCGCCGGCCATGCTCGGCAAGGGCAGCACCGGTACCGTGGGCCTGGCGTGGAGCGGACTCGACGAAGGCAAGTATTACTACGGCGTGCTCGCGTACCAGCTCAACGGCCAGACCGAGTTGCTGACGCAGCTGGCGATGGACCCGATCCTGCCGGAAGGCTTGCCACAGCGGGCGGTGCCGATGCGGAAATCCGCGCCGGCCGCGCCATTGATGGGCGGCGCGGCCTTGCGCGAGGCGATCTCGACGGTGCACTGA
- a CDS encoding dicarboxylate/amino acid:cation symporter produces the protein MKKPFYKILYVQVLFAIFVGVLLGIYLPTDAVAMKPLGDGFIKLIKMIIAPVIFCTIVSGIAGMQDVKKIGRVGGKALLYFEVVSTFALVIGLFVANIVRPGDGFNADPATLDTKAIAQYTEKASHQTTTDFLLHIIPNTVVDAFAKGDILQVLLISVLFGFALSLLGERGKPLLNIIDEAGAVVFGMVNIIMKVAPIGAFGAMAFTIGKYGIDSLLPLAKLMGSFYLTCFLFVFIVLGAIAKFTGFSIGRFIAYIKEELLIVLGTSSSESALPSLMKKLEKLGASKPVVGLVVPTGYSFNLDGTNIYMTMAALFVAQATNTELTLMQELTILGVAMLTSKGASGITGAGFITLAATLAVVPTIPVAGMALILGIDRFMSEARALTNFVGNGVAALVVAKWEGELNMDTMKRELANPSTPHEPLEETKHGEDMPVAKSA, from the coding sequence ATGAAAAAACCGTTCTATAAAATCCTGTACGTCCAGGTGCTGTTCGCCATCTTCGTCGGCGTGCTGCTCGGCATCTACCTGCCGACCGACGCCGTGGCGATGAAACCGCTGGGCGATGGCTTCATCAAGCTGATCAAGATGATCATCGCGCCGGTGATCTTCTGCACCATCGTGTCCGGCATCGCCGGCATGCAGGACGTCAAGAAGATCGGCCGCGTCGGCGGCAAGGCCCTGCTCTACTTCGAGGTCGTCTCGACCTTTGCCCTCGTGATCGGCCTGTTCGTCGCCAACATCGTCCGCCCCGGCGACGGCTTCAATGCCGATCCGGCCACGCTGGACACCAAGGCCATCGCGCAGTACACCGAGAAGGCTTCGCACCAGACCACCACGGACTTCCTGCTGCACATCATCCCGAACACCGTGGTCGACGCGTTCGCCAAGGGTGACATCCTGCAGGTGCTGCTGATCTCGGTGCTGTTCGGCTTCGCCCTGTCGCTGCTGGGCGAACGCGGCAAGCCGCTGCTCAACATCATCGACGAGGCGGGCGCCGTGGTCTTCGGCATGGTCAACATCATCATGAAGGTCGCCCCGATCGGCGCGTTCGGCGCCATGGCGTTCACCATCGGCAAATACGGCATCGATTCGCTGCTGCCGCTGGCCAAGCTGATGGGCTCGTTCTACCTGACCTGCTTCCTGTTCGTGTTCATCGTGCTGGGCGCCATCGCCAAGTTCACCGGCTTCTCGATCGGCCGCTTCATCGCCTACATCAAGGAAGAACTGCTGATCGTGCTGGGCACCAGCTCGTCGGAAAGCGCGCTGCCGTCGCTGATGAAGAAGCTGGAAAAGCTGGGCGCCTCGAAGCCTGTCGTCGGCCTGGTGGTTCCGACCGGCTACTCGTTCAACCTGGACGGCACCAACATCTACATGACGATGGCGGCCCTGTTCGTGGCCCAGGCCACCAACACCGAGCTGACGCTGATGCAGGAACTGACCATCCTCGGTGTGGCGATGCTGACCTCGAAAGGCGCATCGGGCATCACCGGCGCCGGCTTCATCACGCTGGCCGCGACCCTGGCGGTGGTACCGACCATCCCGGTGGCCGGCATGGCGCTGATCCTGGGCATCGACCGCTTCATGAGCGAAGCCCGCGCCCTGACGAACTTCGTCGGCAACGGTGTCGCTGCCCTTGTGGTGGCCAAGTGGGAAGGCGAGCTGAACATGGATACCATGAAGCGCGAACTGGCCAACCCGTCCACCCCGCACGAGCCGCTGGAAGAGACCAAGCACGGTGAGGACATGCCGGTAGCAAAGTCGGCCTGA
- a CDS encoding PAS and helix-turn-helix domain-containing protein has product MNAPYEIDYETIFRFAPVGMCISVNRVIQSSNDALTQMFGYPHGTLDGQSFCVLYPTMDEFLRTGHRIIPIMNARGRYSDERIMRRANGELFWCHVTGRALNCADPLGAGVWTFEDVSEKRPVSAELTPREREIAAFLVEGKTSKMIARETDLSPRTVEMHRAKLMRKFGAATSSELVHKLVGMTR; this is encoded by the coding sequence ATGAATGCACCCTACGAGATCGATTATGAAACCATCTTCCGGTTCGCGCCGGTGGGCATGTGCATCTCCGTCAACCGCGTGATCCAGTCCAGCAACGACGCGCTGACCCAGATGTTCGGCTACCCGCACGGCACGCTGGACGGCCAGTCGTTCTGCGTGCTGTATCCCACGATGGATGAATTCCTGCGCACCGGGCACCGCATCATCCCGATCATGAATGCGCGCGGGCGCTATTCGGATGAACGCATCATGCGGCGCGCCAACGGCGAGCTGTTCTGGTGCCACGTGACGGGCCGCGCGCTGAACTGCGCCGACCCGCTCGGCGCCGGCGTGTGGACCTTCGAAGACGTTTCCGAGAAGCGCCCGGTATCGGCCGAGCTGACGCCGCGCGAACGGGAGATCGCCGCCTTCCTCGTCGAAGGCAAGACCAGCAAGATGATCGCGCGCGAAACCGACCTGTCGCCGCGCACCGTGGAAATGCACCGCGCGAAGCTGATGCGCAAGTTCGGCGCCGCCACCTCGTCGGAGCTGGTGCATAAGCTAGTGGGCATGACGCGGTAA
- a CDS encoding RidA family protein gives MNKRDVVFPAGRQALYEKNRYSPAVRSGGFLFVSGQVGSREDGSPEPELDAQVRRAFANLNAVLAAAGCSFDDVADVTLFIVEPQARFERIWDVAREFWGQAPYPTVTAVGVTWLYGFDFEIKVIARLPD, from the coding sequence ATGAACAAGCGCGACGTGGTATTCCCGGCCGGCCGCCAGGCCCTGTATGAAAAGAACCGCTATTCGCCGGCCGTGCGGTCGGGTGGTTTCCTGTTCGTGTCCGGCCAGGTCGGCAGCCGGGAAGACGGCTCGCCGGAACCGGAACTCGATGCGCAGGTGCGGCGCGCCTTCGCCAACCTGAACGCGGTGCTGGCCGCCGCCGGCTGCTCGTTCGACGACGTGGCCGACGTGACCCTGTTCATCGTCGAACCGCAAGCGCGTTTCGAGCGGATCTGGGACGTGGCGCGCGAGTTCTGGGGGCAGGCGCCGTACCCGACGGTGACGGCGGTCGGCGTCACGTGGCTGTACGGATTCGACTTCGAGATCAAGGTGATTGCACGCTTGCCGGACTGA
- a CDS encoding 3-oxoacid CoA-transferase subunit B, with the protein MAWTRDQMAARAAKELQDGFYVNLGIGLPTLVANYVPSDIEVFLQSENGLLGIGPFPTDDEVDADLINAGKQTVTALPGSAYFSSADSFGMIRGGKINLAILGAMQVSEKGDLANWMIPGKMVKGMGGAMDLVAGVKKVVVLMEHVATAKDGTTSHKLLKQCDLPLTGVGVVDVVITDLGVMEVTDTGLKVIELAPEVTKEQIAAATGVELDFSAL; encoded by the coding sequence ATGGCATGGACTCGTGATCAAATGGCCGCGCGCGCGGCGAAGGAGCTGCAGGACGGCTTCTATGTCAACCTGGGCATCGGCCTGCCCACCCTGGTGGCGAACTACGTACCTTCCGATATCGAGGTGTTCCTGCAATCGGAGAACGGCCTGCTCGGCATCGGCCCGTTCCCCACGGACGATGAAGTGGATGCGGACCTGATCAACGCCGGCAAGCAGACCGTGACGGCCTTGCCCGGCTCGGCCTATTTCAGCTCGGCCGATTCGTTCGGCATGATCCGCGGCGGCAAGATCAATCTCGCCATCCTGGGCGCCATGCAGGTGTCGGAGAAGGGCGACCTGGCGAACTGGATGATCCCCGGGAAGATGGTGAAGGGCATGGGCGGCGCGATGGACCTGGTGGCCGGCGTGAAGAAGGTGGTGGTGCTGATGGAGCACGTGGCCACCGCGAAGGATGGCACCACGTCGCACAAGCTGCTGAAGCAGTGCGACCTGCCGCTGACCGGCGTGGGCGTGGTCGACGTCGTCATCACCGACCTCGGCGTGATGGAAGTCACGGATACCGGCCTGAAGGTGATCGAACTGGCGCCGGAGGTGACGAAGGAGCAGATCGCCGCCGCCACCGGCGTGGAGCTGGACTTCTCGGCCTTGTAA
- a CDS encoding CoA transferase subunit A: MNKVYPDAPSALAGVVQDGQTIAVGGFGLCGIPEALILALRDSGVKGLTAISNNAGVDGFGLGQLLETRQIKKMIASYVGENKEFARQYLAGELELEFTPQGTLAEKLRAGGAGIPAFFTKTGVGTIVAEGKEIREFDGEQYVMERSLVADVALVKAWKADKAGNLVFRKTARNFNPNVAASGKVTIVEVEELVEVGEIDPDAVHTPGIFVHRIVHNPNPEKRIEQRTVRAA; the protein is encoded by the coding sequence ATGAATAAAGTATATCCGGACGCGCCGTCCGCCCTGGCCGGCGTCGTGCAGGATGGGCAGACCATCGCCGTCGGCGGCTTTGGCCTGTGCGGCATTCCCGAAGCGCTGATCCTCGCCTTGCGCGATTCCGGCGTCAAGGGGCTGACGGCCATCTCGAACAATGCCGGCGTCGATGGCTTCGGTCTTGGCCAGCTGCTCGAAACGCGCCAGATCAAGAAGATGATCGCTTCCTATGTGGGTGAAAACAAGGAGTTCGCGCGCCAGTACCTGGCCGGCGAACTGGAACTGGAATTCACGCCGCAGGGCACGCTGGCCGAGAAGCTGCGCGCCGGCGGCGCCGGCATTCCGGCCTTCTTCACCAAGACCGGTGTCGGCACGATCGTCGCCGAAGGCAAGGAAATCCGCGAATTCGACGGCGAACAGTACGTGATGGAACGCAGCCTGGTGGCGGACGTGGCGCTGGTCAAGGCATGGAAGGCCGACAAGGCGGGCAACCTCGTGTTCCGCAAGACGGCCCGCAACTTCAACCCGAACGTGGCGGCTTCCGGCAAGGTCACCATCGTCGAAGTGGAAGAGCTGGTGGAAGTGGGCGAGATCGATCCGGACGCCGTGCATACGCCCGGCATCTTCGTGCACCGCATCGTGCACAACCCGAATCCGGAAAAACGCATCGAACAGCGCACCGTGCGCGCCGCCTGA
- a CDS encoding electron transfer flavoprotein-ubiquinone oxidoreductase, which translates to MEYDVVIVGGGPAGLSAAIRIKQLAQEKGQEISVVVLEKGGELGAHILSGAVMDPRALTELIPDWKDKGAPLNTPVTEDRVLFLTETKAYKTPNFMIPKCLENHGNYVISLGNVVRWLGQQAESLGVEIFPGFPAAEVLYNEDGSVKGVATGNMGVKRDGEPGPDFQLGMELHGKYTLFAEGSRGHLGKTLMAKYDLNKGKDPQAYGIGIKELWEIDPAKHQPGLVIHTSGWPLAHDVYGGSFLYHAENNQVVVGYVVGLNYTNPYISPYEEFQRYKTHPAIRGYFEGGKRISYGARAITSGGLQSLPKLVFPGGCLLGCDAGFLNMSRIKGSHAAIKSGMLAAEALVDALAANRQHDELSAYPAAFEQSWLHEELHVARNVKQYLNKGLVFGTIMTGIDQIVFRGKAPWTLRHSEPDHACLKPAANYRPIVYPKPDGKLTFDKLSSVFISNTNHAEDQPIHLTLKNPSVPVDVNLAKYAGPEQRYCPAGVYEYVKTDEGTDRLQINAQNCVHCKTCDIKDPTQNIVWVTPEGGGGPNYPNM; encoded by the coding sequence ATGGAATACGACGTGGTGATCGTTGGCGGCGGCCCGGCCGGCCTGTCCGCGGCGATCCGCATCAAGCAGCTGGCCCAGGAAAAGGGCCAGGAAATCTCGGTGGTCGTGCTGGAAAAAGGCGGCGAACTGGGCGCGCATATCCTGTCCGGCGCCGTGATGGATCCGCGCGCGCTGACCGAGCTGATTCCCGACTGGAAGGACAAGGGCGCACCGCTGAACACCCCCGTGACCGAGGACCGGGTGCTGTTCCTGACCGAAACTAAGGCCTACAAGACGCCGAATTTCATGATCCCGAAATGCCTGGAAAACCATGGCAACTACGTGATCTCGCTCGGCAACGTGGTGCGCTGGCTGGGCCAGCAGGCCGAAAGCCTGGGCGTGGAAATCTTCCCCGGCTTCCCTGCCGCCGAAGTGCTGTACAACGAAGACGGTTCCGTCAAGGGTGTCGCCACCGGGAACATGGGCGTCAAGCGCGATGGCGAACCCGGCCCCGATTTCCAGCTCGGCATGGAACTGCATGGCAAGTACACGCTGTTCGCCGAAGGCTCGCGCGGCCACCTGGGCAAGACGCTGATGGCCAAGTACGACCTGAACAAGGGCAAGGATCCCCAGGCCTACGGCATCGGCATCAAGGAGCTGTGGGAAATCGATCCCGCGAAACACCAGCCGGGCCTCGTCATCCACACCTCCGGCTGGCCGCTGGCGCACGACGTGTATGGCGGCTCGTTCCTGTACCACGCGGAGAACAACCAGGTCGTGGTCGGCTACGTGGTCGGCCTGAACTATACCAATCCGTACATCTCGCCGTACGAGGAATTCCAGCGTTATAAAACGCACCCGGCGATCCGCGGCTACTTCGAAGGCGGCAAGCGCATATCGTATGGTGCGCGCGCCATCACGTCCGGCGGCCTGCAGTCGCTGCCGAAGCTGGTATTCCCGGGAGGCTGCCTGCTCGGTTGCGATGCCGGCTTCCTGAACATGAGCCGCATCAAGGGCAGCCATGCGGCGATCAAGTCCGGCATGCTGGCCGCCGAGGCGCTGGTCGATGCGCTGGCGGCGAACCGCCAGCACGACGAGCTGTCGGCCTACCCGGCAGCGTTCGAGCAGTCATGGCTGCACGAGGAATTGCATGTGGCGCGCAACGTCAAGCAATACCTGAACAAGGGGCTGGTGTTCGGTACCATCATGACCGGCATCGACCAGATCGTCTTCCGCGGCAAGGCGCCCTGGACGCTGCGCCACAGCGAACCGGACCACGCCTGCCTGAAGCCGGCGGCAAACTACCGGCCGATCGTGTATCCGAAGCCGGACGGCAAGCTGACGTTCGACAAGCTGTCGTCCGTGTTCATCTCGAACACGAACCACGCCGAAGACCAGCCGATCCACCTGACGCTGAAGAACCCGTCGGTGCCGGTCGACGTGAACCTGGCCAAGTATGCCGGCCCGGAACAGCGCTACTGCCCTGCCGGCGTGTACGAGTACGTGAAGACCGACGAGGGTACCGACCGCCTGCAGATCAACGCCCAGAACTGCGTGCACTGCAAGACGTGCGACATCAAGGATCCCACGCAGAACATCGTGTGGGTCACGCCGGAAGGCGGCGGCGGGCCGAACTACCCGAACATGTAA
- a CDS encoding SDR family oxidoreductase — translation MGIEVNFEGKIALVTGASSGLGARFAKVLANAGAQVVLASRRVERLKELRAEIEADGGAAHVVALDVTDYASIKSAIAHAETEAGPIDILVNNSGVSTTQRLVDVTPEDYNFVMDTNLRGAFFVAQEAAKRMIARAKGDPKKQHRIINIASVAGQRVLPQIGVYCMSKAGVIHMTKAMAVEWGRHGINTNAICPGYISTEINEDYFASEQGRRLIEMLPRKRPGKPEDLDGLLLLLAGEDAHFINGAVISADDGMTAQ, via the coding sequence GTGGGTATCGAAGTCAATTTTGAAGGCAAGATCGCGCTCGTGACGGGAGCGTCCAGCGGCCTGGGGGCACGCTTCGCGAAGGTGCTGGCCAATGCCGGCGCGCAGGTGGTGCTGGCCTCGCGGCGGGTCGAGCGCCTGAAGGAATTGCGTGCCGAGATCGAGGCCGATGGCGGCGCGGCCCACGTGGTGGCGCTGGACGTGACGGACTACGCCAGCATCAAGTCGGCCATCGCCCATGCGGAAACGGAGGCGGGGCCGATCGATATCCTCGTCAACAATTCCGGTGTGTCGACCACCCAGCGGCTGGTCGACGTCACGCCGGAAGACTACAACTTCGTGATGGACACCAACCTGCGCGGCGCCTTCTTCGTGGCGCAGGAAGCGGCCAAGCGGATGATCGCGCGCGCCAAGGGCGACCCGAAGAAACAGCACCGCATCATCAACATCGCCTCGGTGGCCGGCCAGCGCGTGCTGCCGCAGATCGGCGTGTATTGCATGAGCAAGGCCGGCGTGATCCACATGACCAAGGCGATGGCAGTGGAGTGGGGCCGCCACGGCATCAACACCAATGCCATCTGCCCGGGCTACATCTCCACCGAGATCAACGAGGATTATTTCGCCAGCGAGCAGGGGCGGCGCCTGATCGAAATGCTGCCCCGCAAGCGGCCGGGCAAGCCGGAAGACCTCGATGGCCTGCTGTTGCTGCTGGCCGGCGAGGACGCCCACTTCATCAACGGCGCGGTGATTTCGGCCGACGACGGGATGACCGCGCAGTAA
- a CDS encoding LysR family transcriptional regulator — MDRFDAMKAFVRVVEAGSFTRAAETLNMSRATVTQLVQQLEARLRVRLLNRTTRRVNTTPDGAAFYERAVGILADLDDLETGLPGAATAPRGELRVDMPSPLAALVVVPALPGFHARYPDIVLDLGASDRKVDIIGENVDCVIRGGELADGSLAARRVADLRLGVYAAPAYLARAGTPAHPAELGEDPHRIVAFRWSGNGLPYAMRRGGESASVHGRYVLRTDDGNAYLAAGLAGLGILWLPDYMARPHVAAGTLQPLFPEWHIDPMPLWIAWPPNRHLSRKVRVFIDWVVELMAGV, encoded by the coding sequence ATGGACCGTTTCGATGCAATGAAGGCCTTCGTACGCGTCGTCGAGGCGGGCAGCTTCACGCGCGCCGCGGAAACCCTGAACATGAGCCGCGCGACGGTCACGCAACTGGTGCAGCAACTGGAAGCGCGGCTGCGCGTGCGCCTGCTGAACCGCACCACCCGGCGCGTCAACACCACGCCGGACGGCGCGGCATTCTATGAGCGGGCAGTCGGCATCCTTGCCGATCTCGACGATCTGGAAACCGGCCTGCCCGGCGCCGCCACCGCACCTCGCGGCGAGCTGCGGGTCGACATGCCCAGCCCACTGGCGGCGCTGGTGGTGGTGCCCGCCCTGCCCGGCTTTCATGCACGCTACCCGGACATCGTGCTCGACCTGGGCGCCAGCGACCGCAAGGTGGACATCATCGGCGAGAACGTCGATTGCGTGATCCGTGGCGGCGAACTGGCCGATGGCTCGCTGGCGGCGCGGCGCGTGGCCGACCTGAGGCTGGGTGTGTATGCGGCGCCCGCGTATCTGGCGCGTGCCGGCACGCCGGCGCATCCCGCGGAGCTGGGCGAGGACCCGCACCGTATCGTGGCGTTCCGCTGGTCCGGCAACGGGCTGCCGTATGCGATGCGGCGCGGCGGCGAAAGCGCCAGCGTGCACGGCCGCTACGTGCTGCGCACCGATGACGGCAATGCCTATCTCGCCGCTGGGCTGGCCGGCCTGGGCATCCTGTGGCTACCGGATTACATGGCGCGGCCGCACGTGGCGGCCGGCACCCTGCAGCCGCTGTTCCCGGAGTGGCACATCGATCCGATGCCGCTGTGGATCGCCTGGCCGCCGAACCGGCACCTGAGCAGGAAGGTGCGCGTCTTCATCGACTGGGTCGTGGAATTGATGGCCGGGGTCTGA